A region of Thermus caldifontis DNA encodes the following proteins:
- a CDS encoding V-type ATP synthase subunit A, with protein sequence MIQGVIQKIAGPAVIAKGMTGARMYDICKVGHEGLVGEIIRLDGDTAFVQVYEDTSGLKVGEPVVSTGLPLAVELGPGMLNGIYDGIQRPLERIQERTGIYITRGVVVHPLDREKKWAWTPRVQPGDEVKGGMVLGTVPEFNFTHKILVPPDVKGRVKEVKPAGEYTVEEPVVILEDGTQLKLYHTWPVRRARPVQRKLDPNTPFLTGMRILDVLFPVAMGGTAAIPGPFGSGKTVTQQALAKWSNADVVVYVGCGERGNEMTDVLVEFPELTDPKTGGPLMHRTVLIANTSNMPVAAREASIYVGVTIAEYFRDQGFAVALMADSTSRWAEALREISSRLEEMPAEEGYPPYLAARLAAFYERSGKVITLAGEEGAITIVGAVSPPGGDMSEPVTQSTLRIVGAFWRLDASLAFRRHFPAINWNGSYSLFTPALDPWYRENVAPDYPELRDAISELLQREAGLQEIVQLVGPDALQDAERLVIEVGRIIREDFLQQNAFHEIDAYCSMQKAYGIMKMILSFYKEAEAAIRRGVTVDEILQLPMIERIGRARYVSEQDFPRYFEEAMQEIEGAFKALA encoded by the coding sequence ATGATCCAGGGCGTGATCCAGAAGATTGCGGGCCCGGCGGTGATTGCCAAGGGCATGACCGGGGCTCGCATGTACGACATTTGCAAGGTGGGCCACGAGGGCCTGGTGGGGGAGATCATCCGCCTGGATGGGGACACCGCCTTCGTCCAGGTCTATGAGGACACCTCGGGGCTTAAGGTGGGGGAGCCGGTGGTCTCCACGGGGCTTCCCCTGGCGGTGGAGCTGGGTCCAGGGATGCTGAACGGGATCTACGACGGCATCCAGCGCCCCCTGGAGCGCATCCAGGAGAGAACCGGGATCTACATCACCCGGGGGGTGGTGGTGCACCCCCTGGACCGGGAGAAGAAGTGGGCCTGGACCCCCAGGGTCCAGCCGGGGGATGAGGTGAAGGGGGGCATGGTCCTGGGCACGGTGCCGGAGTTCAACTTCACCCACAAGATCCTGGTGCCCCCGGATGTGAAGGGCCGGGTGAAGGAGGTGAAGCCCGCTGGGGAGTACACGGTGGAGGAGCCAGTGGTGATCCTGGAGGATGGCACCCAGCTTAAGCTCTACCACACCTGGCCCGTGCGCCGGGCCCGGCCCGTGCAGCGCAAGCTGGACCCCAATACCCCCTTCCTCACGGGGATGCGCATCCTGGACGTGCTCTTCCCCGTGGCCATGGGGGGTACGGCGGCCATCCCCGGGCCCTTTGGCAGCGGCAAGACCGTGACCCAGCAAGCCCTGGCCAAGTGGTCCAATGCGGACGTGGTGGTCTACGTGGGCTGTGGGGAGCGGGGGAACGAGATGACCGACGTCTTGGTGGAGTTCCCCGAGCTCACCGACCCCAAGACGGGCGGGCCCCTCATGCACCGCACGGTGCTCATCGCCAACACCTCCAACATGCCCGTGGCCGCCCGTGAGGCCAGCATCTACGTGGGGGTGACCATCGCCGAGTACTTCCGGGACCAGGGGTTCGCCGTGGCCCTCATGGCCGACTCCACCAGCCGCTGGGCCGAGGCCTTGCGGGAGATCTCCAGCCGCCTGGAGGAGATGCCCGCGGAAGAGGGTTACCCCCCTTACCTGGCCGCCCGTCTGGCCGCCTTCTACGAGCGCTCCGGTAAGGTGATCACCCTGGCGGGGGAGGAGGGGGCCATCACCATCGTGGGGGCGGTTTCCCCACCGGGCGGCGACATGTCCGAGCCCGTGACCCAGTCCACCCTGCGCATCGTGGGGGCCTTCTGGCGGCTGGATGCCTCCTTGGCCTTCCGGCGCCACTTCCCGGCGATTAACTGGAATGGTTCCTATTCTCTCTTCACCCCGGCCCTGGACCCCTGGTACCGCGAGAACGTGGCCCCCGACTACCCCGAGCTTCGCGACGCCATCTCCGAGCTTCTCCAGCGGGAGGCGGGGCTGCAGGAGATCGTGCAGCTGGTGGGTCCCGATGCCCTTCAGGATGCCGAGCGCCTGGTCATCGAGGTGGGGCGGATCATCCGCGAGGACTTCCTGCAACAAAACGCCTTCCACGAGATCGACGCCTACTGCTCCATGCAAAAGGCCTACGGCATCATGAAGATGATCCTCAGCTTCTACAAGGAGGCGGAGGCGGCCATCCGGCGGGGGGTGACCGTGGACGAGATCCTGCAGCTCCCGATGATCGAGCGCATCGGCCGGGCCCGCTACGTGAGCGAGCAGGACTTCCCCCGCTACTTTGAGGAAGCCATGCAGGAGATTGAGGGAGCCTTCAAGGCCTTGGCCTAG
- a CDS encoding V-type ATP synthase subunit F → MAVIADPESAQGFRLAGLEAYPASSFEEARVRLEELVQAGGYALVAVDSGLLPEPEKAVERLMRGKGLPVLLPFAGLRDAFQNPDVEGYMRELVRRTIGFDIKL, encoded by the coding sequence GTGGCGGTGATCGCCGATCCCGAATCGGCCCAGGGCTTCCGCCTGGCGGGCCTCGAGGCCTATCCCGCCTCCAGCTTTGAGGAGGCCCGGGTCCGGTTGGAGGAACTGGTCCAGGCCGGGGGGTATGCCCTGGTGGCCGTGGACAGCGGGCTTCTTCCCGAGCCGGAAAAGGCGGTGGAGAGGCTCATGCGGGGCAAGGGCCTCCCCGTGCTCCTTCCCTTTGCGGGCTTGCGGGACGCCTTCCAAAACCCCGATGTGGAGGGGTACATGCGGGAGTTGGTGCGGAGGACCATAGGCTTTGACATCAAGCTGTAG
- a CDS encoding V-type ATPase subunit, producing the protein MADDFGYLNARVRARRGTLLKESFFQEALDLAYPDFLRLLSESVYGQDLAGQGLPDVDRAVALTQARLVGDLAGLVTGEAREAVRLLLLRNDLTNLQALLRAKATGKPFEEIALLPGTLKETLWRQAYEAQDAAGMAQVLSVPGHPLARALRAVLRETQDLSRVEALLAKHFFEDVAKASKALEEPALRDHLALEVDAENLRTAFKLQGQDVPVESVFIRGGRFVDRVRFARLLEGDYAVLDELSGTPFAPLAGVRDLKVLERRLRCVLLKEARKGASDPLGVGLVLAYVREREWEAMRLRLLARRAYFGLPRAQVEEEVVCE; encoded by the coding sequence ATGGCGGACGACTTCGGCTACCTAAACGCCCGGGTGCGGGCCAGGAGGGGCACCCTCCTCAAGGAGAGCTTTTTCCAGGAGGCCTTGGACCTTGCCTATCCCGATTTCCTGCGCCTTCTTTCCGAGAGCGTCTACGGCCAGGACCTGGCCGGCCAGGGCCTCCCTGATGTGGACCGGGCGGTAGCCCTTACCCAGGCCCGGTTGGTGGGGGATCTGGCGGGCTTGGTCACGGGGGAGGCCCGGGAGGCGGTCCGGCTTCTCCTTCTCAGGAATGACCTTACCAACCTGCAGGCCCTCCTCCGGGCCAAGGCTACGGGCAAGCCCTTTGAGGAGATTGCCCTCTTGCCCGGCACCCTCAAGGAAACCCTTTGGCGGCAAGCTTACGAGGCCCAGGATGCAGCCGGGATGGCCCAGGTTTTGTCGGTACCGGGCCATCCCTTGGCCCGGGCCTTGAGGGCGGTTTTGCGGGAAACCCAGGACCTTTCCCGGGTGGAGGCCCTTTTGGCCAAGCACTTCTTTGAGGATGTGGCCAAGGCCTCCAAGGCCCTGGAGGAGCCGGCCTTGCGGGACCACCTGGCCCTCGAGGTGGACGCGGAGAACCTGCGCACCGCCTTTAAGCTCCAGGGGCAGGACGTGCCGGTGGAAAGCGTCTTTATCCGGGGTGGCCGGTTCGTGGACAGGGTGCGCTTTGCCCGGCTCCTGGAGGGGGATTACGCCGTCTTGGACGAGCTTTCGGGCACGCCCTTTGCTCCTTTGGCCGGGGTGCGGGACCTAAAGGTGCTGGAAAGGCGGCTAAGGTGCGTCCTCCTCAAGGAGGCCAGGAAGGGGGCTTCGGATCCCCTAGGGGTGGGCCTGGTCCTGGCCTACGTGAGGGAAAGGGAGTGGGAGGCCATGCGGCTTAGGCTTCTGGCTCGGCGGGCCTACTTCGGGCTTCCCCGGGCCCAGGTGGAGGAGGAGGTGGTCTGCGAATGA
- a CDS encoding V-type ATP synthase subunit E codes for MSKLEAILSQEVEAEIQAVLAEAKAKADSLVSEARAKAEGLLSAKRRALEASLQAALRRAESAGELLLATARTEAKGEVLARVREKVQEALMALPESPDWPGVLRKLAEEALAALGEPEALASHPENLPHLEDLARQRGLKLREDPALRLGVRAMGKGGRTQVENALPSRLERAWDALSSKVAQVVWG; via the coding sequence ATGTCCAAACTGGAAGCCATTTTGAGCCAGGAGGTGGAGGCGGAGATCCAGGCCGTGCTGGCGGAGGCCAAGGCTAAGGCGGACAGCCTGGTCTCCGAGGCCAGGGCCAAGGCCGAAGGCCTGCTTTCCGCCAAGAGGCGGGCCCTCGAGGCCAGCCTGCAAGCCGCCCTTCGCCGGGCAGAAAGCGCCGGGGAGCTCCTCCTGGCTACAGCCCGTACCGAGGCCAAGGGGGAGGTACTGGCCCGGGTGAGGGAGAAGGTGCAGGAGGCCCTTATGGCCCTACCGGAAAGCCCCGATTGGCCAGGGGTTTTGCGGAAGCTGGCGGAGGAGGCCCTTGCGGCCTTGGGCGAGCCCGAGGCCTTGGCTTCCCATCCCGAAAACCTTCCCCACCTCGAGGATCTGGCGCGACAGCGGGGCCTAAAGCTCCGGGAGGACCCCGCCTTGCGCCTTGGGGTAAGGGCCATGGGCAAGGGGGGCAGGACCCAGGTGGAAAACGCCCTGCCAAGCCGTCTGGAGCGGGCCTGGGATGCCCTTTCCTCCAAGGTGGCCCAGGTGGTGTGGGGCTAG
- a CDS encoding F0F1 ATP synthase subunit C: MKKLLVTVLVAVFGALALAAEEAAASGGLDRGLIAVGMGLAVGLAALGTGVAQARIGAAGVGAIAEDRGNFGTALIFLLLPETLVIFGLLIAFILNGKL; this comes from the coding sequence ATGAAGAAGCTTCTGGTTACGGTTCTGGTAGCGGTTTTCGGCGCTTTGGCTTTGGCGGCGGAGGAGGCGGCGGCTTCCGGCGGTTTGGACCGAGGCCTGATCGCCGTAGGCATGGGCCTGGCGGTGGGCTTGGCGGCTTTGGGCACCGGCGTGGCCCAGGCCCGAATCGGTGCGGCGGGTGTGGGAGCCATCGCCGAGGACCGGGGCAACTTCGGTACCGCCCTGATCTTCCTCCTTCTGCCGGAAACCTTGGTGATCTTCGGCCTTCTCATCGCCTTCATCCTTAACGGCAAGCTGTAA
- a CDS encoding V-type ATP synthase subunit I gives MIAPMEKLVLAGPKAKAQELLQSLQQAGVVHLETLRVEELAEYKLSPEEREELRRWEGVAAGAEHTLALLGREMEATRPFPDGLEAAEKALAPIQAHAEGLARQRQELEEELSLAQAYLEPLEKLAAMAQGLDRSPFFRVVPFLLTEKELPLVEEALKKALEDQFILASEPYSKGVAGLLVVHRKDLEAAKAALSRAGVAELRLPGAYGDLPLSEATRRLKERAEAAPKELSEVRQALYKLAQEASSTLQSLWTRAKDEAARLKALEELASGRFGFALLGYVPVKAKGRVEEALARHKDQVIYAFEPVDEHYEADRIPVALDNPPWVKPFELLVSFLNTPKYGSLDPTPVVPIFFPFWFGMIVGDIGYALLFLLLGRWLSGFVKRNEPLVIDLFALRLKPAVIGKLVYILNWMVFWTVVWGFIYGEFFGTFLEHLGVFGTPEHPGLIPILIPRIDTAKTANLLILLSVAFGVVMVFWGLALRAYLGLKHRHMAHFWEGVGYLGGLVGILALAVGYLGNLQAGWLSLLMYLGFGVFLLSVIVSRMWLMVPEIFTQAGHILSHIRIYAVGAAGGILAGLLTDVGFALAERIGLLGVLLGILVAAVLHLLILLLTTLGHMLQPIRLIWVEFFTKFGFYEENGRPYRPFKSVRETL, from the coding sequence GTGATCGCCCCCATGGAGAAGCTGGTCCTGGCCGGTCCCAAGGCCAAGGCCCAGGAGCTTCTCCAAAGCCTGCAGCAGGCGGGGGTGGTCCACCTGGAAACCCTCCGGGTGGAGGAGCTTGCCGAGTACAAGCTTTCCCCGGAGGAGCGGGAGGAGCTGAGGCGCTGGGAAGGGGTGGCGGCGGGGGCCGAGCACACCCTCGCCCTTCTGGGCCGGGAGATGGAGGCCACAAGGCCCTTCCCCGATGGCCTGGAGGCGGCCGAAAAGGCCCTGGCTCCCATCCAGGCCCATGCCGAGGGCCTGGCCCGGCAGAGGCAGGAGCTGGAGGAGGAGCTTTCCCTGGCCCAGGCCTACCTGGAGCCCTTGGAGAAGCTGGCCGCCATGGCCCAGGGCTTGGACCGAAGCCCCTTCTTCCGGGTGGTGCCCTTTTTGCTTACGGAAAAGGAGCTTCCCCTGGTGGAGGAGGCCTTGAAAAAGGCCCTGGAGGACCAGTTCATCCTGGCCAGTGAGCCCTATTCCAAAGGGGTGGCTGGGCTTCTCGTGGTGCACCGGAAGGACCTCGAGGCGGCCAAGGCGGCCCTTTCCCGGGCGGGGGTGGCGGAGTTGCGCCTCCCCGGCGCCTACGGGGATCTTCCCCTAAGCGAGGCCACCCGCCGGTTGAAGGAGCGGGCCGAGGCTGCCCCCAAGGAGCTTTCCGAGGTGCGGCAGGCCCTTTACAAGCTGGCCCAGGAGGCCTCTTCCACCCTGCAAAGCCTCTGGACGCGGGCCAAGGACGAGGCGGCTCGGCTTAAGGCCCTGGAGGAGCTGGCCTCTGGCCGGTTTGGCTTCGCCCTTTTGGGCTACGTTCCGGTGAAGGCCAAGGGCCGGGTAGAGGAGGCTTTAGCCCGGCACAAGGACCAGGTGATCTACGCCTTTGAGCCGGTGGACGAGCACTACGAGGCCGATAGGATCCCCGTGGCCCTGGACAACCCCCCTTGGGTCAAGCCCTTCGAGCTTTTGGTGAGCTTCCTCAACACCCCCAAGTACGGCTCCTTGGACCCTACCCCGGTGGTGCCCATCTTCTTCCCCTTCTGGTTTGGCATGATCGTGGGGGACATAGGCTATGCCCTTCTTTTCCTGCTCCTCGGGCGCTGGCTTTCCGGGTTCGTGAAGCGGAATGAGCCTTTGGTCATCGACCTTTTCGCCCTCAGGCTCAAACCTGCGGTCATCGGGAAGCTGGTCTACATCCTTAACTGGATGGTCTTCTGGACGGTGGTTTGGGGCTTCATCTACGGGGAGTTCTTCGGCACCTTTTTGGAGCACCTGGGGGTGTTTGGTACCCCCGAGCATCCTGGCCTCATCCCCATCCTCATCCCTCGCATCGACACGGCCAAGACCGCCAACCTCCTCATCCTGCTTTCCGTGGCCTTCGGGGTGGTCATGGTCTTCTGGGGCCTGGCCCTACGGGCTTACCTGGGTTTGAAGCACCGCCACATGGCCCACTTCTGGGAGGGCGTGGGCTACCTGGGGGGCTTGGTGGGCATCCTGGCCCTGGCGGTGGGGTACCTGGGGAACCTGCAGGCTGGGTGGCTTTCCTTGCTGATGTACCTGGGTTTTGGCGTCTTCCTGCTTTCGGTTATCGTGAGCCGGATGTGGCTCATGGTTCCGGAGATCTTCACCCAGGCGGGGCACATCCTCTCCCACATCCGTATCTATGCGGTGGGGGCTGCCGGGGGTATTCTGGCGGGCCTTCTTACCGATGTGGGCTTTGCCCTGGCGGAGCGGATTGGGCTTCTGGGGGTGCTTTTGGGCATCCTGGTGGCGGCGGTGTTGCACCTTCTTATCCTTCTTCTCACCACCTTAGGCCACATGCTCCAGCCCATCCGTCTTATCTGGGTGGAGTTCTTCACCAAGTTCGGTTTCTACGAGGAGAACGGCAGGCCTTACCGGCCGTTCAAGAGCGTCCGCGAGACGCTTTAG
- a CDS encoding V-type ATPase subunit subunit G family protein: protein MGGLGLIKSLAEKERELLARLEAAKKEAEALVQQAEAEARALLQKAEAEAKALEAEYREREAQETEAILARYRAQAEAEAKAVKEKAEGRLEEAVALVLKEVLP, encoded by the coding sequence ATGGGAGGCCTGGGACTTATCAAGAGCCTGGCGGAAAAGGAAAGGGAGCTACTGGCCCGCCTCGAGGCCGCCAAGAAGGAGGCTGAGGCCCTGGTGCAGCAGGCGGAGGCGGAGGCCAGGGCCCTTTTGCAGAAGGCGGAGGCCGAGGCCAAGGCCCTGGAGGCCGAATACCGGGAACGGGAGGCCCAGGAAACCGAGGCCATTCTGGCCCGCTACCGGGCCCAGGCGGAGGCCGAGGCCAAGGCGGTCAAGGAAAAGGCAGAGGGCCGGTTGGAGGAGGCGGTGGCCCTGGTTCTGAAGGAGGTTTTGCCGTGA
- a CDS encoding class I SAM-dependent rRNA methyltransferase produces the protein MRILVNEKGAQRLLARHLWVFRRDVVSGPAEPGLYPVYWGKRFLALALFNPNSDLSVRAYRFRPATDPVKALLDGLDQALARRFPALEREPEGGYRLVHAEGDFLPGLVVDYYAGHLVLQTTAHAWEALLPQVAERLKPLGKSLLAKNDAKARELEGLPLYVRPLFGQVPPEATVKEGQIRYRVDLTGGQKTGAYLDQRDNRILMERFRGERALDVFSYAGSFGLHLALGFKEVISVDSSLEALRQAEENARLNGLSLKTVEANAFDYLRALEKAGERFDLVVLDPPAFAKGKKDLERAYRAYKEVNLRAIKLLKEGGLLATSSCSHHLTEPLFYQMLTEAAQDAHRSLRVVEKRGQGWDHPILLNHPETHYLKFALLEVL, from the coding sequence GTGCGGATTCTCGTCAACGAAAAAGGAGCCCAGCGTCTTTTGGCCCGCCACCTTTGGGTGTTCCGCCGCGATGTGGTCTCCGGACCCGCCGAACCCGGCCTCTACCCCGTCTACTGGGGCAAGCGCTTTCTTGCCCTGGCCCTTTTCAATCCCAACAGTGACCTGAGCGTCCGAGCGTACCGCTTTCGCCCGGCCACCGACCCGGTGAAGGCGCTTCTGGATGGCCTGGACCAGGCCCTGGCCCGGCGTTTCCCCGCATTGGAAAGGGAGCCCGAAGGGGGCTATCGCTTGGTCCATGCGGAAGGGGATTTCCTGCCGGGGCTGGTGGTGGACTATTACGCTGGCCACCTGGTCCTGCAGACCACCGCTCACGCCTGGGAAGCCCTTTTGCCCCAGGTGGCCGAGAGGCTTAAGCCCCTGGGCAAAAGCCTCCTGGCCAAAAACGACGCCAAGGCCCGGGAGCTGGAGGGCCTACCCCTCTACGTGCGGCCCCTTTTTGGCCAGGTGCCTCCGGAAGCTACGGTGAAGGAAGGCCAGATCCGCTACCGGGTGGACCTCACCGGGGGGCAGAAGACGGGCGCCTACCTGGACCAAAGGGACAACCGGATTCTAATGGAAAGGTTCCGTGGCGAAAGGGCCTTGGACGTGTTCAGCTATGCGGGAAGCTTTGGCCTCCACCTGGCCCTGGGCTTCAAGGAGGTGATCAGCGTGGACAGTTCCCTCGAGGCCCTAAGGCAAGCGGAGGAGAACGCCAGGCTGAATGGGCTCTCCCTCAAGACGGTGGAGGCCAACGCCTTCGACTACCTAAGGGCCCTGGAAAAGGCGGGGGAACGGTTTGACCTGGTGGTGCTGGACCCGCCCGCCTTCGCCAAGGGGAAAAAGGACCTGGAAAGGGCCTACCGGGCTTACAAGGAGGTGAACCTCCGGGCCATCAAGCTCCTCAAGGAAGGGGGCCTCCTGGCCACCAGCAGCTGCAGCCACCACCTAACCGAGCCCCTCTTCTACCAAATGCTCACCGAGGCGGCCCAGGACGCCCACCGTAGCCTAAGGGTGGTGGAGAAACGGGGGCAGGGGTGGGACCATCCCATCCTCCTCAACCATCCCGAAACCCACTACCTGAAGTTCGCCCTCCTAGAGGTTCTTTGA
- a CDS encoding DUF3248 domain-containing protein, with translation MEKDLLEALGQHLVWRIGRAEEEEVLVVRVGLASAAPRFRELPRLLNITDAEVARLAKEGRVRVEWVEG, from the coding sequence GTGGAGAAGGACCTGTTGGAAGCTCTGGGCCAGCACCTGGTCTGGCGCATCGGCCGGGCGGAGGAGGAGGAGGTCCTGGTGGTGCGGGTGGGCCTAGCCTCGGCCGCGCCCCGGTTTCGGGAACTGCCCAGGCTCCTGAACATCACGGACGCCGAGGTGGCCCGCCTGGCCAAGGAGGGCCGGGTGCGGGTGGAGTGGGTGGAAGGATGA
- a CDS encoding DUF3809 family protein: MKARLRFALNGHLPEGLPLELRFEGDGLRGVLRQENPVLGEVVLPFASRLEGEHLKALPLPPPSLRLEGWMRAQGSAVELELELELILPEGQSWGERAFGRILEFLFYKGLERSLPQAAFSPV, encoded by the coding sequence ATGAAGGCCAGGCTCCGGTTTGCCCTTAACGGCCACCTTCCCGAGGGCCTGCCCCTGGAGCTCCGCTTTGAAGGGGATGGGCTACGGGGGGTCTTGCGGCAGGAAAACCCCGTTTTGGGGGAGGTGGTCCTGCCCTTCGCCTCGAGGCTCGAGGGGGAGCACCTAAAGGCCCTGCCCCTCCCTCCGCCCTCCTTAAGGCTCGAGGGGTGGATGCGCGCCCAGGGGTCCGCGGTGGAGCTGGAGCTTGAGCTGGAACTTATCCTACCTGAGGGCCAAAGCTGGGGGGAACGGGCCTTTGGAAGGATCCTGGAATTTCTCTTCTACAAAGGCCTGGAGCGCTCTCTTCCCCAAGCGGCCTTTTCTCCGGTATAG
- a CDS encoding metal-dependent hydrolase: MLEIRYLGHSAVWLSDGTTKVVIDPFLTGNPLAPVGVGEVQADLILVTHAHGDHFGDAVALSKKGGTVVSTFEIATYAEKHGAKSLPMNIGGTYRFPGGWLKWFPAWHSSSFPDGTYGGMPMGVVVELAGKRIYHAGDTAFFSDMRLIGELGLDLALLPIGDHFTMGPEDALKALELLQPKRVVPIHYNTFPPIKQDGEAFAARAKEKGVEGHALKPGGVLVLD; encoded by the coding sequence ATGCTGGAGATCCGTTATCTGGGCCACTCGGCGGTTTGGCTCTCCGACGGCACGACCAAGGTGGTCATCGATCCCTTCCTCACCGGGAACCCCCTGGCCCCGGTGGGGGTGGGGGAGGTCCAGGCGGACCTGATCCTGGTCACCCACGCCCACGGGGACCATTTTGGCGACGCCGTGGCCCTCTCCAAGAAAGGGGGCACGGTGGTCTCTACCTTTGAGATCGCCACCTATGCGGAGAAGCACGGGGCCAAGAGCCTTCCCATGAACATCGGGGGCACCTACCGTTTCCCCGGAGGGTGGCTGAAATGGTTCCCCGCCTGGCACTCCAGCAGCTTCCCCGATGGCACCTACGGGGGGATGCCCATGGGGGTGGTGGTAGAACTTGCCGGCAAGCGCATCTACCACGCCGGGGACACCGCCTTCTTCTCCGACATGCGCCTTATCGGAGAGCTGGGCTTGGATCTGGCCCTCCTGCCCATTGGGGACCACTTCACCATGGGACCGGAAGACGCCCTGAAGGCCCTGGAGCTTCTCCAACCCAAGCGGGTGGTGCCCATCCACTACAACACCTTCCCCCCCATCAAGCAGGACGGGGAGGCCTTTGCGGCCCGGGCTAAGGAGAAGGGCGTGGAAGGCCACGCCCTGAAGCCGGGAGGGGTGTTGGTCCTTGACTAG
- a CDS encoding serine/threonine-protein kinase, giving the protein MTSLKRKDFRLKMLLGLGQTAQVYLAEAPGGERVALKLPRKEVRQDPKLAERFAREVSLSLSLKHPHLVRGLYGVPFGEEAFLALEYLEKGTLEDLLLQQPLPREEATKALLQVGEALLFLHQKGLVHQDVKPSNVFVGEGVYKLGDLGTVRPLEEASPEYAGSPHYLAPELFLGARPSPKSDAYSFGVMAYELLVGKRPFRGESLEELRNAHLLLPPPPTSLPSRLDKALRRLLAKNPEERLELKAFLEVLKNPEGPKTEETPPKRKGFPFFWRR; this is encoded by the coding sequence TTGACTAGCCTGAAGCGCAAGGATTTCCGCCTAAAGATGCTCCTGGGCCTGGGGCAGACCGCCCAGGTCTACCTGGCGGAGGCTCCTGGCGGAGAGAGGGTGGCCCTGAAGCTTCCCCGCAAGGAAGTGCGCCAGGACCCCAAGCTGGCGGAACGCTTCGCCCGGGAGGTTTCCCTTAGCCTCTCCCTAAAGCACCCCCACCTGGTCCGGGGGCTTTACGGGGTGCCCTTCGGCGAGGAGGCCTTCTTGGCCCTGGAGTACCTGGAGAAGGGGACCCTCGAGGACCTCCTCCTGCAACAGCCCCTTCCCCGGGAGGAGGCCACCAAGGCCCTCCTCCAGGTGGGGGAGGCCCTCCTCTTCCTCCACCAAAAAGGCCTGGTCCATCAGGATGTGAAGCCCTCCAACGTGTTCGTGGGGGAAGGGGTGTACAAGCTGGGGGATCTGGGAACCGTGCGCCCTTTGGAGGAGGCCAGCCCAGAGTATGCGGGAAGCCCCCACTACCTGGCCCCCGAGCTTTTCCTGGGGGCCAGGCCCAGCCCCAAGAGCGACGCCTATAGCTTCGGGGTCATGGCCTACGAGCTCCTTGTGGGGAAGCGCCCCTTTCGCGGGGAAAGCTTGGAGGAGCTTAGGAACGCCCACCTCCTTCTCCCTCCCCCTCCCACCTCCTTGCCTTCCCGGCTGGATAAGGCCTTAAGGCGCCTTCTGGCCAAGAACCCCGAGGAACGGCTGGAGCTCAAGGCCTTCCTGGAGGTCCTGAAAAACCCGGAGGGCCCCAAGACCGAGGAAACCCCGCCCAAGCGCAAGGGGTTTCCCTTCTTCTGGAGGAGATAG